A window of Primulina tabacum isolate GXHZ01 chromosome 4, ASM2559414v2, whole genome shotgun sequence contains these coding sequences:
- the LOC142543175 gene encoding uncharacterized protein LOC142543175 isoform X3 encodes MLSVGEGYQLYQQKLGKMEGLRPCSKKRQREEASHDEERGPLTPQIPVEFVSQKPKVSFILDNAGIKKAFIRKKWVVTNGIDDEAALRRQNKNPDEYMSQTVHVVLKAILDSPLNKYGLVGAIYVKIANGSLFVVKPHVRIPRTLARFSGLMLELLEKSRIHTSDTHETLMRVIEEPLIRHLPANSRIVGISTRSPKLVDVASFVNATSDETHLVFVFGMSTSGEISQPHTADVISVTDYPVDAATCIDMICGACEEKWNCF; translated from the exons GTTGGGGAAGGTTACCAATTATATCAACAAAAACTTGGAAAGATGGAAGGTTTGAGACCTTGCTCAAAGAAGAGACAACGAGAGGAAGCATCACATGACGAAGAGAGAGGGCCCCTCACACCTCAAATCCCTGTTGAGTTCGTTAGTCAGAAACCCAAGGTTTCCTTCATTCTTGACAATGCTGGCATAAAAAAGGCTTTCATTAGGAAG AAATGGGTAGTGACAAATGGGATTGATGATGAAGCAGCTCTTCGACGGCAGAACAAAAATCCTGATGAGTACATGTCCCAGACAGTGCACGTG GTGTTAAAAGCAATTCTAGATAGCCCACTTAATAAGTACGGATTGGTTGGGGCTATTTATGTGAAAATCGCAAATGGATCGCTGTTTGTGGTTAAACCTCATGTTCGTATTCCAAGAACTTTAGCCCGCTTCAGTGGTCTCATGT TGGAGTTACTGGAAAAGTCTCGTATACATACGAGTGACACCCATGAAACATTGATGCGTGTTATTGAGGAACCCTTGATACGACATTTACCAGCCAATTCAAGGATAGTAG GCATTTCAACGCGTTCTCCCAAGTTAGTAGACGTGGCAAGCTTTGTCAATGCTACAAGTGATGAGACACATCTAGTGTTTGTG TTTGGAATGTCGACAAGTGGGGAAATCAGTCAGCCACATACAGCAGATGTTATATCAG TTACAGATTATCCGGTCGACGCAGCAACTTGCATTGATATGATTTGTGGtgcatgtgaagaaaaatgGAATTGCTTTTGA
- the LOC142543175 gene encoding uncharacterized protein LOC142543175 isoform X4 has product MEGLRPCSKKRQREEASHDEERGPLTPQIPVEFVSQKPKVSFILDNAGIKKAFIRKKWVVTNGIDDEAALRRQNKNPDEYMSQTVHVVLKAILDSPLNKYGLVGAIYVKIANGSLFVVKPHVRIPRTLARFSGLMLELLEKSRIHTSDTHETLMRVIEEPLIRHLPANSRIVGISTRSPKLVDVASFVNATSDETHLVFVFGMSTSGEISQPHTADVISVTDYPVDAATCIDMICGACEEKWNCF; this is encoded by the exons ATGGAAGGTTTGAGACCTTGCTCAAAGAAGAGACAACGAGAGGAAGCATCACATGACGAAGAGAGAGGGCCCCTCACACCTCAAATCCCTGTTGAGTTCGTTAGTCAGAAACCCAAGGTTTCCTTCATTCTTGACAATGCTGGCATAAAAAAGGCTTTCATTAGGAAG AAATGGGTAGTGACAAATGGGATTGATGATGAAGCAGCTCTTCGACGGCAGAACAAAAATCCTGATGAGTACATGTCCCAGACAGTGCACGTG GTGTTAAAAGCAATTCTAGATAGCCCACTTAATAAGTACGGATTGGTTGGGGCTATTTATGTGAAAATCGCAAATGGATCGCTGTTTGTGGTTAAACCTCATGTTCGTATTCCAAGAACTTTAGCCCGCTTCAGTGGTCTCATGT TGGAGTTACTGGAAAAGTCTCGTATACATACGAGTGACACCCATGAAACATTGATGCGTGTTATTGAGGAACCCTTGATACGACATTTACCAGCCAATTCAAGGATAGTAG GCATTTCAACGCGTTCTCCCAAGTTAGTAGACGTGGCAAGCTTTGTCAATGCTACAAGTGATGAGACACATCTAGTGTTTGTG TTTGGAATGTCGACAAGTGGGGAAATCAGTCAGCCACATACAGCAGATGTTATATCAG TTACAGATTATCCGGTCGACGCAGCAACTTGCATTGATATGATTTGTGGtgcatgtgaagaaaaatgGAATTGCTTTTGA
- the LOC142543175 gene encoding ribosomal RNA small subunit methyltransferase NEP1-like isoform X5 produces MLSLQVGEGYQLYQQKLGKMEGLRPCSKKRQREEASHDEERGPLTPQIPVEFVSQKPKVSFILDNAGIKKAFIRKVLKAILDSPLNKYGLVGAIYVKIANGSLFVVKPHVRIPRTLARFSGLMLELLEKSRIHTSDTHETLMRVIEEPLIRHLPANSRIVGISTRSPKLVDVASFVNATSDETHLVFVFGMSTSGEISQPHTADVISVTDYPVDAATCIDMICGACEEKWNCF; encoded by the exons CTCCAGGTTGGGGAAGGTTACCAATTATATCAACAAAAACTTGGAAAGATGGAAGGTTTGAGACCTTGCTCAAAGAAGAGACAACGAGAGGAAGCATCACATGACGAAGAGAGAGGGCCCCTCACACCTCAAATCCCTGTTGAGTTCGTTAGTCAGAAACCCAAGGTTTCCTTCATTCTTGACAATGCTGGCATAAAAAAGGCTTTCATTAGGAAG GTGTTAAAAGCAATTCTAGATAGCCCACTTAATAAGTACGGATTGGTTGGGGCTATTTATGTGAAAATCGCAAATGGATCGCTGTTTGTGGTTAAACCTCATGTTCGTATTCCAAGAACTTTAGCCCGCTTCAGTGGTCTCATGT TGGAGTTACTGGAAAAGTCTCGTATACATACGAGTGACACCCATGAAACATTGATGCGTGTTATTGAGGAACCCTTGATACGACATTTACCAGCCAATTCAAGGATAGTAG GCATTTCAACGCGTTCTCCCAAGTTAGTAGACGTGGCAAGCTTTGTCAATGCTACAAGTGATGAGACACATCTAGTGTTTGTG TTTGGAATGTCGACAAGTGGGGAAATCAGTCAGCCACATACAGCAGATGTTATATCAG TTACAGATTATCCGGTCGACGCAGCAACTTGCATTGATATGATTTGTGGtgcatgtgaagaaaaatgGAATTGCTTTTGA
- the LOC142543175 gene encoding uncharacterized protein LOC142543175 isoform X2 — protein sequence MLSLQVGEGYQLYQQKLGKMEGLRPCSKKRQREEASHDEERGPLTPQIPVEFVSQKPKVSFILDNAGIKKAFIRKKWVVTNGIDDEAALRRQNKNPDEYMSQTVHVVLKAILDSPLNKYGLVGAIYVKIANGSLFVVKPHVRIPRTLARFSGLMLELLEKSRIHTSDTHETLMRVIEEPLIRHLPANSRIVGISTRSPKLVDVASFVNATSDETHLVFFGMSTSGEISQPHTADVISVTDYPVDAATCIDMICGACEEKWNCF from the exons CTCCAGGTTGGGGAAGGTTACCAATTATATCAACAAAAACTTGGAAAGATGGAAGGTTTGAGACCTTGCTCAAAGAAGAGACAACGAGAGGAAGCATCACATGACGAAGAGAGAGGGCCCCTCACACCTCAAATCCCTGTTGAGTTCGTTAGTCAGAAACCCAAGGTTTCCTTCATTCTTGACAATGCTGGCATAAAAAAGGCTTTCATTAGGAAG AAATGGGTAGTGACAAATGGGATTGATGATGAAGCAGCTCTTCGACGGCAGAACAAAAATCCTGATGAGTACATGTCCCAGACAGTGCACGTG GTGTTAAAAGCAATTCTAGATAGCCCACTTAATAAGTACGGATTGGTTGGGGCTATTTATGTGAAAATCGCAAATGGATCGCTGTTTGTGGTTAAACCTCATGTTCGTATTCCAAGAACTTTAGCCCGCTTCAGTGGTCTCATGT TGGAGTTACTGGAAAAGTCTCGTATACATACGAGTGACACCCATGAAACATTGATGCGTGTTATTGAGGAACCCTTGATACGACATTTACCAGCCAATTCAAGGATAGTAG GCATTTCAACGCGTTCTCCCAAGTTAGTAGACGTGGCAAGCTTTGTCAATGCTACAAGTGATGAGACACATCTAGTGTTT TTTGGAATGTCGACAAGTGGGGAAATCAGTCAGCCACATACAGCAGATGTTATATCAG TTACAGATTATCCGGTCGACGCAGCAACTTGCATTGATATGATTTGTGGtgcatgtgaagaaaaatgGAATTGCTTTTGA
- the LOC142543175 gene encoding uncharacterized protein LOC142543175 isoform X1, with product MLSLQVGEGYQLYQQKLGKMEGLRPCSKKRQREEASHDEERGPLTPQIPVEFVSQKPKVSFILDNAGIKKAFIRKKWVVTNGIDDEAALRRQNKNPDEYMSQTVHVVLKAILDSPLNKYGLVGAIYVKIANGSLFVVKPHVRIPRTLARFSGLMLELLEKSRIHTSDTHETLMRVIEEPLIRHLPANSRIVGISTRSPKLVDVASFVNATSDETHLVFVFGMSTSGEISQPHTADVISVTDYPVDAATCIDMICGACEEKWNCF from the exons CTCCAGGTTGGGGAAGGTTACCAATTATATCAACAAAAACTTGGAAAGATGGAAGGTTTGAGACCTTGCTCAAAGAAGAGACAACGAGAGGAAGCATCACATGACGAAGAGAGAGGGCCCCTCACACCTCAAATCCCTGTTGAGTTCGTTAGTCAGAAACCCAAGGTTTCCTTCATTCTTGACAATGCTGGCATAAAAAAGGCTTTCATTAGGAAG AAATGGGTAGTGACAAATGGGATTGATGATGAAGCAGCTCTTCGACGGCAGAACAAAAATCCTGATGAGTACATGTCCCAGACAGTGCACGTG GTGTTAAAAGCAATTCTAGATAGCCCACTTAATAAGTACGGATTGGTTGGGGCTATTTATGTGAAAATCGCAAATGGATCGCTGTTTGTGGTTAAACCTCATGTTCGTATTCCAAGAACTTTAGCCCGCTTCAGTGGTCTCATGT TGGAGTTACTGGAAAAGTCTCGTATACATACGAGTGACACCCATGAAACATTGATGCGTGTTATTGAGGAACCCTTGATACGACATTTACCAGCCAATTCAAGGATAGTAG GCATTTCAACGCGTTCTCCCAAGTTAGTAGACGTGGCAAGCTTTGTCAATGCTACAAGTGATGAGACACATCTAGTGTTTGTG TTTGGAATGTCGACAAGTGGGGAAATCAGTCAGCCACATACAGCAGATGTTATATCAG TTACAGATTATCCGGTCGACGCAGCAACTTGCATTGATATGATTTGTGGtgcatgtgaagaaaaatgGAATTGCTTTTGA